The genomic region AGTTCAAATCAAGAACCTTCAAAGCATTCAGGATCTAAAATATTAAATCCACTTTTTTATATCTATGCAGATCCTGATAGGATACGAGAAGTAGCCTCTAATCTTATAGACAATGCAATTAAATATACTACCTCTGGAAAAATTACCTTAGGCGTCACAGGTGATGATGAAGTTGTGCAGTTTTTTGTAAAAGATACTGGCGTTGGAATGAATTCTGAAGATGTTCCGCATCTATTTCAAAAGTTCTATAGAATCGACAACTCTGAAACTAGAACTACAGGCGGTACTGGACTAGGTCTATTTATATGTCGAAAAATAGTTAACCTCTATAACGGTAAGATCTGGGCAGAAAGCGAAAGAGGCAAAGGCACAACCTTCTATGTAAACATACCTCGTATGAATACCGGACAAGCCGAAGCAACACTAGCTAGACAACAAAGTCAGACCCAGACAAACCCAAACAATACTGGATGATAAAAGCACTTATGCTACAATAATGTTAAATATTATGAATAATCAACCTAGGAACAAGAAAGAAAACATATGTCAAAAGTAATGCTAGTCGAAGACGACAATAACTTGCGAGAGATTTACGAGGCACGTCTGGCTGCAGAAGGATACGAAATCATTTCTGCTGCCGACGGTGAAGCCGCGTTAGCATTAGCAATCAAAGAAAAACCAGATCTGATAATTTCTGACATAATGATGCCCAAGGTCAGTGGTTTTGATATGCTCGATATCTTGCGTAGCACAACAGAGACAAAAGGCACAAAGATTATAATGATGACTGCCCTTAATCAAGCTGAAGACAAGGCCAAAGCCGAAAGCCTTGGAGCGGACCTTTATCTTGTTAAATCTCAAGTAACCCTTGAGGATGTCGTACGTTCTGCTAAAGATCTATTAGGCGAAGAAACAACACTTAGTGTAGGAGGAGTACCGGTTCAAGCTCCTGCTCCTACACCTGTTCAAACTCAGCCTCAACCAGCAAATACCACACCAGTCAACGACAATCAGACCACTGCAATAAATCCACAACCCCAACAAATTACTCCAAACCCACAAGCTCCTGTAGCTGAACCCCAACAACCTATACCTCAAGCTCTACCGACACAACAAGACATCGCCTCAAATGATGCTTCATCAACCGCCAACGAAGAAAAGGAATTACAACAACAAATCCAGCAATACATTAACGAAGCTACAACAGCACCCTTGCCAACACCAAATCCACAACCCCAACAAGCTACTACAAGTGCTCCCACTCCTGCACCTGCCCAAACTCAGCCTCAACCGGCAAATACCACACCAGCAACGACTCAACCC from Candidatus Nomurabacteria bacterium harbors:
- a CDS encoding response regulator, which gives rise to MSKVMLVEDDNNLREIYEARLAAEGYEIISAADGEAALALAIKEKPDLIISDIMMPKVSGFDMLDILRSTTETKGTKIIMMTALNQAEDKAKAESLGADLYLVKSQVTLEDVVRSAKDLLGEETTLSVGGVPVQAPAPTPVQTQPQPANTTPVNDNQTTAINPQPQQITPNPQAPVAEPQQPIPQALPTQQDIASNDASSTANEEKELQQQIQQYINEATTAPLPTPNPQPQQATTSAPTPAPAQTQPQPANTTPATTQPSNSSQLPVADTTPQSTQTTTPVQEPPTSFAQPPSTLQANTPNNDGDPNNDKPAGEQIIKKSDPANQNANQEPGIDASVSGRKKVINPINDVFAPTKSILDIASKDSGPEVNTPEFNTIVTPDGSTLSAAPTPVQTQPQPANTTLDTSQVSQNQQAQVIATPITTQNSQQTDNESPINPPLVNDIIAPNQQQTAQPTPGQPLPPPVA